CACTTTGGTCGCCCTGCGATAGATTTAGCAAGCCTTTAAGTTGAGTAAACACAAGCGGCGCCCCGAGGGGCGCCGCTTGTATAAGCACATCGCTACCAATTACAGCAGTAAGCGACGAATATCGGTCAGCACATCTGCCAGGAAGGCAGTAAAGCGTGCCGCGTCGGCGCCATTGATCGCACGGTGATCATAGGAGAGCGATAGCGGCATCATCAGGCGCGGCTGGAAGGCGCTGCCATCCCAAACCGGTTTCATCTGGGCTTTGGACACGCCCAGAATGGCCACTTCCGGCGCATTGACGATCGGGGTAAACGCCGTGCCACCAATCGAACCGAGGCTCGAAATGGTGAAACAACCACCGGTCATCTCGTCGCGCTTGAGCTTTTTAGTCTGGGCTTTCTTGCCTAGCTCCGCCATCTCCTTGGCAATCTCGATCAAGGATTTTTGATCGGCGTTGCGCACTACCGGCACCATCAGACCATCAGGCGTATCCACGGCAATACCGATATGGACGTAGTTCTTCCATACCAAGGTTTCACCGTCACCCTTCAAGCTAACATTGAACTGCGGGAATTTACGCAGCGCAAAGGCGCAGGCTTTGACCATAAACGGCAGCGGTGTCAGCTTGGCGCCCTGGGCTTCCGCTTCGGCCTTCATCGCCTTGCGGAAAGCTTCCAGTTCGGTGATGTCCGCTTCGTCGAACTGGGTGACATGGGGCACATTGAGCCAGCTACGATGCAGGTTGGTCGCGCCCATCTTGAGCAGACGCCCCATCGGTTTCTCTTCCACTTCACCAAACTGGCTGAAGTCGACTTCCGGAATGGGCGGAATACCCGCGCCACCAGTAGCCGCGGCTGCCGCGCCGGGCTGGGCTTTACCCTGATTGGCAATCGCCTGCTTTACGTAGGACTGTACGTCCTCTTTGAGCACGCGATCCTTCGGGCCGCTGGGCTTAACGAGCCCCAAGTCGACACCCAGCTCACGGGCCAGCATGCGTACCGCAGGGCCAGCATGAACCAACTTGCCATCCCGGGGCTTGTGGGCCGCCATTTGGGCTTCCGGGCTGGGCGTGCCCGCCGGAGACTCAGTAGGTTTAGCGCTGTCCTTGCTATCACTGCTCTGCGAGGCTTTTTCTGGTGCGGCTTTTTTCGGTGCCGCTTTCTTGGCACCCGCCACTTCCATATAGCCGATCACATCGCCTTCAGAGACGGTATCGCCCTCTTTAACGGTCAGCTCAAGGAGCTTGCCTTTATAGGGGCTGGGCACGTCCATAGAGGCTTTATCAGACTCTAGGGTGATCAACGGGTCTTCTTCATTGACTTCGTCACCCGCCGCTACGCCGATCTCAATAATCGGCACATCAGAGGAGCCAGAAAGATCCGGTACGCGAATCTCTTTGCGCTCCGGCTCGCCGCTAGCGGCCTCTTCCTGATCATCTTCAGCCGTTTCTTCCGGCTCGCTACTGGCTTGGCTAGAGGACGGTTCTGGAGAAGAGCTCTCTTCCGATGCGTCTTCACTGTCGCCGCCTTCGCTGACGATCTCCATCTGGCCGATCACATCGCCCTCAGACACCGTGTCGCCCTCTTTCACGGTAAAGCTAACGATCTTACCGCTATGGGGGCTGGGCACGTCCATGGAGGCTTTGTCAGACTCCAGCGTGATCAAGGTGTCTTCGGCCTCAACCTCATCACCTTCGCTGACCGCAACTTCGATAATTTCGACGCTGTCCGAGCCGCCGAGATCGGGCACTTTGATATCCACCGTCTGCTTACCACCGGCGGACTTTTTAGCCGCGGGCTTCTGCTCTTGAGACGGCTCTTGGGTTTTTTCTTGCTTGGCTGGGGCCTCTTCAGGCTGGCTGTCAGACGAGCTCTCTTGCTTCTTCTCTTGCTGCTCGTCGCCACCACCTTCGACTTCCAGCTCAACGATATCGTCCCCTTCTGAGACACTATCGCCTTCTTTGACCAGCACTTTGAGTACCTTGCCGCCTTTCGGGGCCGGTACGTCCATGCTGGCTTTGTCGGATTCCAGCGTGATTAGGGTGTCTTCCGCTTCAATGACGTCGCCTTCTGACACCGCAATCTCGATGATTTCGACATCGGTATCGCCGCCGATATCGGGAACTTTGATGATTTCGCTACTCAAGGTCGCGCTCCTTCCAAATCGGATCGAGCCGGTGGGCCACCGCCCACCGGTCAGCGGTTTAGCTAGTCAGCGGGTTAGGCTTATGGGCATCAATGCCGTACTTCTTAAGCGCTTCACCAACCTGCTTGCGATCAATCTCGCCACGCTCAGCCAGCGCACGTAGCGCCGCCACGGTCACGAAGTAGCGATCTACTTCGAAGAAGTAGCGCAGCTTCTCGCGGGTGTCTGAACGGCCAAAGCCATCGGTACCCAGTACAGTGTAGTCACCCGGTACCCAGGCACGCACTTGATCGGCATACAGCTTCATGTAGTCGGTCGACGCGATCACCGGGCCGTCGCGCCCTTCCAGACACTGCGTGACGTGAGGCTTGGTGGCCTCGGCGTCCGGGTTCAGGAAGGCTTCACGGTCCAGCAGCAGCGCTTCACGACGCAGCTCGTTAAAGCTGGTCACGCTCCAGATGTCGGCGCCGATGCCCCAATCGTTCTCGAGTAACTCAGCGGCGGCTTCCACTTCGCGCAGAATCGTACCCGAACCGAGCAGCTGTACGCGGCCCTTGTCCCCTTTGGTTTCGCGCAGTAGGTACATGCCTTTGACGATATCGTCGGCGGGCACGTTTTCCAGCGCAGGGTGTTCGTAGTTCTCGTTCATCACCGTCAGGTAGTAGAAGCAGTTCTCCTTGTCGGTGAACATGCGCTTCAGGCCATCCTGCAGAATCACCGCGACTTCATGGGCATAGGTCGGGTCGTAGCTGCGGCAGTTGGGGATGGTGGAGGCCTGAATCAGGCTGTGGCCATCCTGGTGCTGCAGGCCTTCGCCGTTGAGCGTGGTGCGCCCTGCGGTGCCGCCGACCATAAAGCCACGGGCTTGCAGGTCACCCGCCGCCCAGGCTAGGTCGCCGATGCGCTGGAAGCCAAACATCGAATAGTAGATGTAGAACGGCAGTAGCGTGACGTTGTTGTTGCTGTAGGAGGTCGCCGCGGCGATCCAGGCCGACATGGCGCCGGCTTCGGTAATGCCCTCTTCGAGGATCTGACCTTTCTGATCCTCGCGGTAGAACATGATCTGGCCTTTATCCACCGGCTCGTACTTCTGACCTTCCGAGGTGTAGATACCCAGCTGACGGAACATGCCTTCCATACCGAAGGTTCGCGCTTCGTCAGGAATAATCGGTACGACCTTCTTGCCCAGCGTTTTATCTTTGACCAGGCCGTTAAGCACCCGCACAAACGCCATGGTGGTGGAGACTTCACGCCCTTTGGAGCCCCCCATTTGCGAGGCAAAGGTCTTGTCTTCGAGGCTGGGGATCTCCAGGGCCTCGAAGTCGCTTTGACGGCTGGGTAGGTAGCCGCCCAGGCGCTCGCGCTGCAGGTGCATGTACTTGAGCTCGGGAGAGTCGTCTTCCGGCTTGTAGTACGGCACTTCTTTGAGCTGTTCGTCGGTTAACGGAATACCGAAGCGATCGCGGAAGGTCTTGAGCGCTTCGTACTCCATGCTCTTGACCTGGTGCGCTTCGTTGGCCGCTTCGCCATCGCCGCTGCCCATGCCGTAGCCTTTAACGGTGTGCGCCAGGATGACCGTGGGCTTGCCGTTGGAGGTATTCACCGCTTCGTTATACGCCGCGTAAACCTTGAACGGGTCGTGGCCACCGCGGTTGAGCTTCCAGATATCTTCGTCGGAGAGGTCGTTGACCATCGCCTCGGTTTCGGGATATTTGCCAAAGAAGTGCTCACGGGTGTAAGCGCCGCCGTTGGCTTTGTAGTTCTGGTACTCGCCGTCGACCGCTTCATCCATACGTTTCTGAAGGATGCCTTTCTTGTCCTTCTCGAACAGCGGATCCCAGTGACGGCCCCAGACGACCTTGATCACGTTCCAGCCCGCGCCACGGAAGACGCCTTCGAACTCGTCCATCACCCGGGAGTTGCCGCGTACCGGGCCGTCCAGGCGCTGCAGGTTGCAGTTGATGACAAAGATCAGGTTGTCGAGGTTTTCGCGACCGGCCAGTGAAATGGCACCCAGGGATTCCGGCTCATCACACTCACCGTCGCCCATAAAGCACCAGATCTTGCGGTCATACATATCCTTCAGCTCACGGTGATGCAGGTACTTCATCACGTGGGCTTGGTAGATCGCTTGGATGGGGCCAAGGCCCATGGAGACGGTGGGGAACTGCCAGTAGTCAGGCATCAGCCAGGGGTGCGGGTAGGACGAGAGGCCATCGCCATCGACTTCCTGACGGAACTTGTCCATCTGCTCTTCTGATAGACGTCCTTCCAGATAGGAGCGTGCGTAGATGCCCGGCGCTACGTGGCCCTGGATATAAATCAGGTCACCGGCAAAATCGCCCTGGGGGGCGCGGAAGAAGTGGTTAAAGCCCACGTCATACAGGGTGGCCGAGGACATAAAGCTGGCAATATGGCCGCCCAGGCCCGGCTTGGCGCGGTTATTACGAATCACCTGGGCAATGGCGTTGTAACGGATCAAGGAGCGGATACGCCGCTCCATGAACAGGTCGCCAGGCATGGGTGCTTCGCGGTGAACCGGGATCGTATTACGGTGCGGGGTTGTCACCGAGAAGGGCACCTTCATGCCGTCCCGGCGCAGGCGATCCGCCAGGCGGGTCATCAGGTAGCGGGCACGATCTTCGCCCTCACGATCCAATACCGACTCTAGGGAATCAATCCATTCCGTAGTTTCGATCGGATCGAGATCTTCTCTTGTCTCCAGACTCATAGAGGTCTCTCCGAATGACGATAAATGACAAAAATCCCCGCTACCCTAAAGGGCCTGGGGCGGCGGTGCGAAAATTCACCACGCGCCAACAATCAGCCGGTGATCAAACGCCGGATAGGGGTTTTAGCTCTACATTCAACAAGCTACGTGCTTGTTAATGTAGTAAAGCTACACAATTCTGTTAAAGGTTAGCCTTTTGTATAGGCGAAGATACCTCAAAGTCGCCACGCTGCCAATTCTGTCGCAGCGGAAAAGCCTATCGAAAACAAACTATTGCACTGCAACATAAGCAAAACATATAGCATTTGCCACTACTACCAACAGAGAATCGGCTGTAATTAAACTACCGTTTTATTGCGTTGCTATTGAGTTACTTAGTTACTGAAACACTCAGTCATTCACCCACTTGGTGACTAAAATAGTTGAGTAGACCATCATCACTCAAGGCGCGACGATAGCCGCTGCCGAAAATAAACCCAATCAAATGCCGGGCCGGGGTCAGTTTTGCGCAGCGGCGCAACATGCGCATGGCTGGTAATACGATCAGCATTGAGCTGTGGATAGCGCGCCATTAGCCACACTACCGCCTCTGTTAGCGCGTTATACTGGGCTTTGCTATAGGGAGTAACGTCATCGCCCTCAAGCTCAATGCCCACCGAAAAATCGTTGAGTGCCGTTCGCCAGTTTAGCTGGCGGGCATCCCACCATCCTGAACGCCCTGCGTGCCACGCTCTATGATCTGTATCAACAAACTGTACGCATTCACCATCGCGGCGTATCAGCAGATGCGCAGAGACTCTTAAGTGAGCAATTTCAGCGAAAAACGGGTGTTCACCAACCGTCAGCTGATTGGTAAATAGCGCCTCAATAGCGCCGCCGCCAAACTCGCCAGGAGGTAAGCTAATCGCATGAATGAGTAGCAGCGAGACCTCTTCATCGGGCCGGGCATCGCAGTTGGGCGAAACGACTTGCCGAGCGCCACTCCACCAACCGCTAAGGGGTTGTTTGTCTTCCATACGCATGGTCTCCTCTAAGGTAACGCGTTCTTCCACGGCTCACTTTCATTATAATGGCCGCCCACAATCGACGACGTTCAGAGAATCACTGCCATGCATTATCAATCCGCTCTTGCTGAAGAAATCCGCGCCAGCGCCGCTCGCCTGTTGGCAGAGGACGTTGGCCCGGGTGATATTACCGCGCAATTGATCCCTGAGCACCAGTGGGCCAGCGCCAATGTGATTACCCGTGAAGATGCGGTGCTGTGTGGCGCGCCCTGGGTAGATGAGCTGTTTCGCCGCCTGGATAGTCGGGTAAGCCTGACCTGGCACGCCGCTGACGGCGATAAGCTAGAGGCCGGTGAGTGCTTTTTAACCCTGGAAGGCCCCGCCCGTGTCCTGCTCACCGGCGAGCGGGCGGCGCTTAACGTGCTGCAAACGCTATCCGCCACCGCCACCGCCACCCGCGCTTATGTCGACCTAATTGAAGGCACCGGTGTACGTCTGCTTGATACGCGTAAAACATTACCTGGCATGCGCTTGGCGCAAAAATATGCGGTCACCTGCGGAGGTGGACACAACCACCGCATTGGCCTTTGGGACGCGTTTTTGATCAAAGAGAACCACATTGCTGCCTGCGGAGGCATTCAAACGGCGGTCGCCCAGGCGCGCAAGCTAGCCAGCGACCTGCCTGTAGAAGTCGAGGTAGAAACCTTTGAAGAGCTGGATCAGGCGCTGGCAGCGGGGGCTGATATTGTCATGCTCGACAATTTCGCCATTGAAGACCTGCACGTTGCGGTTGAAATTAACGGCGGCCGAGCCACCCTGGAAGCCTCGGGCAACGTGGATGCCACCACTCTGCGGGCAATCGCCGACACCGGCGTTGACTGTATCTCTAGCGGCGCATTGACCAAGGACATCGCCTCGATCGATCTTTCCATGCGTATTACCCGCAGCTATAGCGTGTGATGATTAAGTTTCGACGGCATTAAGCCGCTTGGAAAGCTTATAACGCAGCAGTCGTTCCCCACTTCGCTCGACCCACTCTTCGCCGTGGTTCTCCCAACCACGGCGCATTAGGCGCTCATAGAGCATCGAACTGGCCTCTATTTCCACCCGCCCAAGCCCCTGCTCTAGCAGCAGGCGCTCGGCATGCACCAGCAGCGTGGTGCCAATCCCGCGGCCGGCCAGTGAGGGCCATACGTAAAGAGTTACAACCCGACCGGCGACTAAATCCAACTCCAGGAACCCCACGCAGCGCCCATCGCAGGTAGCCACTAAGGTCGTGTAGAGCGCTTGCCGCACTCCCCACGCACTGCCCTCTCGAGGCAGTGCATTAGCCCACGCACGCCGCTCATCCAGCGTGTAGTGAGTAGCTGCCCCCTGCATGACAGCGTGGTAAAACACTTCCGCCTGGTCAGCGGCATCACGTGCCAGTGCCGCGCGATACATTACCCGCGTACCGGTTGGCGCTTGCTGCTCCTCGGTATTGGTCATGCGTCACCTCTGCGCTGTTTCGCTATCATTTGATCAAGACACATTCGATCACGCCCTATTTGGTCGCGCCTAAGCCATTGGCCTGCTTTATACTACTTGGATCAATTCTACGCGAATCAACCCTAGCAGAAGGCAGTGTGATGGACGATGCCCCTAACAGCGAGCATTTTACGCTGACGCCCATTGGCCATGTAATCAGCGACTACCCCGATAAATTCGGTATCCCCCGCCAGCCGGGGCTCGCACCGGCGGCCAATGCCCGGCTTGTGCTCACCGCTCCTTACAACGAGCCACTCGCTGTGCGCGGATTGGAAGACTTCAGCCACCTGTGGCTGAGCTTTATTTTTCATCAAAGCCCCGAGCGCTGGTCTCCACTGGTAAGACCACCGCGCCTGGGGGGTAATAAAAAGGTGGGAGTTTTTGCCAGTCGCAGCACTCACCGCCCTAACCGCCTGGGGCTCTCACTGGTGAGATTAGTCGGTATCGACACCCAGCACGGCGTTACCCTGCAGCTCCAGGGCTGCGACTTAGTCAGCGGCACCCCGGTGGTCGATATCAAGCCTTATCTGCCGTGGGCCGAATCTCATCCTAACGCACAGGCCGGATTTGCCCCCGAGACACCGTCACTGATGGCTGTCACCTTTCATCCAACGGCGCTTGATATGCTCGCCCAGCGCCAGGACAGTGCCACCCTACTGGCATTAATTGAGCAGGTGCTAAGCCAAGACCCAAGGCCCGCTTATAAGCAAAAGGATAGGGAGTCTGAGCGCCTTTACGGCGTACGCCTGCGCGATGTGGACGTTAAGTTTTGCCCTCGCCAGAAAGGCGAAGCCACCACCTTAGAGGTGATGGCTATCGAACCTTACGCCGAATAATGGCAAAAGCCTGGCGTTATCAGGCAGGGAAGGTAATACCCAAGCGGCGGCCAACTTCCTCATACGCCTCGATCACACCGCCCAATCCCTGACGGAAGCGATCTTTATCGAGCTTTTCACGGGTGTTGGCGTCCCAAAGGCGGCAACCATCTGGAGAGAACTCATCTCCCAGCACTACCTCGCCTTTGAATACACCAAACTCCAGCTTGTAATCCACCAGCAGCATATCGCCCTCAGCAAACAGCGCTTTGAGGATATGGTTAACCTTGAAGGTTAGCGCTTTCATCTTGGCTAACTGCTCAGGCGTTGCCCAACCGAAGGTCTCCGCCAGCGACTCATTGATCATCGGGTCGCCCTTCTCATCGTTCTTCAGGAACAATTCAAAAGTAGGTGGCGTAAGGGCAATCCCCTCTTCTACACCGAGCCGTTTTACCAAGCCACCCGCGGCGATGTTGCGCACCACGCACTCCACCGGGATCATCTGCATCTTCTTGACCAGACTCTCAGTATTGGATAGCTGCTTTTCGAAGTGGGTAGGAATACCCGCTTCCTGCAGCCGCTCCATAATGAAGGCATTAAAGATGTTATTGACCATTCCCTTGCGGGCCAGCGACTCCACTTTTTTGCCATCAAAGGCGCTGGTGTCATCACGAAAATTGAGCACCAACAAATCCGGATCGTCGGTGGTATACACAGATTTCGCCTTACCGGCGTAGAGTTCTTGGCGCTTTTCCATGGGGGCTCCGTAAGGGGTGAAGGATCAACAAATTAACGTAAATAGCCGGAGACACGCTCAAGCAGCTCGCGCTGATCATCGGCGCTGAATGCCCGCTCGCTGGCATTGATGGCACGCAGAATCGTCTGGTCGCCGTTAGGCTGCAGGGCAAGACGGATCTGCTGGGACATTTTGCGCACATCTGGGCTGAAGACGATTTGCAGCGGGTTGCGGTTACGCTCGGTTTCAGTCATGTACTCAACCATAAACTCATGACTGGCGGGGTCGGCGGCGAGCAAATCTCGCTGGCCTTCCTGGGCAAAATCCAGCTCAAGATAGTGGTTCAACTCGGCCCATACTCGATCAACCGGCTGTGGAATAACCACTTCCCATTCGTCGCCCTGCTGGCGGATCTGCAATGTCTGCTCATCGGTCAGACGCTGAGCCGTCCAGGAAGAGGAGACGCTGGCAGATGCACTGCGCGCGCTTAAATGGCTCTCTAGCGCATCGAGACAGCTCGCCATGGTTTGCCCGCCGCGCTCGCAGCGAACTTCGCTGCTACCTGCGCGTAGTGCACTTTGCAGGCGAATTTCCGCCTGGGGCGTGACGATAACGCCCTGGGAAGCGCTACTCTGCAGCACTTCCAACTGACGAGTACGTACAAACTCTTCCAACTGCGGCCACACCGTACCGGTATCGGCGGCCACCACTAGCCAGGTTTGATCGCCCACTTCGCGACGCTCGACATACTCAGGCTCCATCCCACTACCAATCGCCAATGACTGAGGTGGACGAATTTCTGCCGCTTCGTCAAGCCGTGTCCCTTGGGTGGCGGCTTGAGGAACCGGCAGCGCATCACGGTAGCGTTGGGTATTGCGGGTCTCTGGCAGCACCAAAGGCGGCGCTGGTGCGGCCTCGGTGTAGTCCAGGTTACGGTCGTGGTAAAAACCATCCCGCGCACAACCAGAGAGCGCGACAGCCGCTGCGAGTGCCAGCGGAACCCATTTAAGCGCACGTATTTCAAGCACAGAGCTCATCAAGCCACCTTAAGTCAACAAATCAGGTACCCAGCTCAGCGGTAGATGAGCTGGGTAGCAAAGGGTATTGCGTCGGGTTACTCCTCTACGACGCCCGCCAGCTGAAGCGCTTCGCTCACTGTGGCGTGGTACTTTTCCGACAGCCAGGTTAACGGTAAGCGAATACCCGCGTCCGCGTACCCCATACGATTCAGCGCCCACTTCACCGGAATAGGATTCGACTCTATACCCAGATTGGTGTGCAGCGGCATCAAACGCGTATTAATCTGGTGTGCCTTATCGGCATCACCGGCGACGGCTGCCGTGCAAAGCTCATGCATCGCCCGAGGAGCAACGTTGGCGGTTACTGAGATATCGCCATGCCCCCCCATCAACATAAAATCGCAGGCAGTCGCATCGTCGCCGGAGTAGAGCATAAAGCCACTGCCCTTTAGGCGAGTAATTAGATCTTCAGCACGCTCTAGGTTCCCCGTGGCGTCTTTTAAACCGATAATATTATCAACTTCGGCCAGACGTAACACGGTCTCGTTATAGATATCCGAGCAGGTGCGGCTAGGCACATTGTAAAGAATGACCGGCAGGTCGCTGGCCTCGGCGGTGGCCTTGAAGTGCTGAAACAGGCCTTCCTGAGTAGGCTTGTTGTAGTAGGGAGCCACCGTCAGACAGTAATCTGCACCGACTTCTTTCGCGTAG
This Vreelandella neptunia DNA region includes the following protein-coding sequences:
- the purC gene encoding phosphoribosylaminoimidazolesuccinocarboxamide synthase, which gives rise to MEKRQELYAGKAKSVYTTDDPDLLVLNFRDDTSAFDGKKVESLARKGMVNNIFNAFIMERLQEAGIPTHFEKQLSNTESLVKKMQMIPVECVVRNIAAGGLVKRLGVEEGIALTPPTFELFLKNDEKGDPMINESLAETFGWATPEQLAKMKALTFKVNHILKALFAEGDMLLVDYKLEFGVFKGEVVLGDEFSPDGCRLWDANTREKLDKDRFRQGLGGVIEAYEEVGRRLGITFPA
- the tsaA gene encoding tRNA (N6-threonylcarbamoyladenosine(37)-N6)-methyltransferase TrmO, with translation MDDAPNSEHFTLTPIGHVISDYPDKFGIPRQPGLAPAANARLVLTAPYNEPLAVRGLEDFSHLWLSFIFHQSPERWSPLVRPPRLGGNKKVGVFASRSTHRPNRLGLSLVRLVGIDTQHGVTLQLQGCDLVSGTPVVDIKPYLPWAESHPNAQAGFAPETPSLMAVTFHPTALDMLAQRQDSATLLALIEQVLSQDPRPAYKQKDRESERLYGVRLRDVDVKFCPRQKGEATTLEVMAIEPYAE
- the bamC gene encoding outer membrane protein assembly factor BamC, whose product is MSSVLEIRALKWVPLALAAAVALSGCARDGFYHDRNLDYTEAAPAPPLVLPETRNTQRYRDALPVPQAATQGTRLDEAAEIRPPQSLAIGSGMEPEYVERREVGDQTWLVVAADTGTVWPQLEEFVRTRQLEVLQSSASQGVIVTPQAEIRLQSALRAGSSEVRCERGGQTMASCLDALESHLSARSASASVSSSWTAQRLTDEQTLQIRQQGDEWEVVIPQPVDRVWAELNHYLELDFAQEGQRDLLAADPASHEFMVEYMTETERNRNPLQIVFSPDVRKMSQQIRLALQPNGDQTILRAINASERAFSADDQRELLERVSGYLR
- the aceE gene encoding pyruvate dehydrogenase (acetyl-transferring), homodimeric type, which gives rise to MSLETREDLDPIETTEWIDSLESVLDREGEDRARYLMTRLADRLRRDGMKVPFSVTTPHRNTIPVHREAPMPGDLFMERRIRSLIRYNAIAQVIRNNRAKPGLGGHIASFMSSATLYDVGFNHFFRAPQGDFAGDLIYIQGHVAPGIYARSYLEGRLSEEQMDKFRQEVDGDGLSSYPHPWLMPDYWQFPTVSMGLGPIQAIYQAHVMKYLHHRELKDMYDRKIWCFMGDGECDEPESLGAISLAGRENLDNLIFVINCNLQRLDGPVRGNSRVMDEFEGVFRGAGWNVIKVVWGRHWDPLFEKDKKGILQKRMDEAVDGEYQNYKANGGAYTREHFFGKYPETEAMVNDLSDEDIWKLNRGGHDPFKVYAAYNEAVNTSNGKPTVILAHTVKGYGMGSGDGEAANEAHQVKSMEYEALKTFRDRFGIPLTDEQLKEVPYYKPEDDSPELKYMHLQRERLGGYLPSRQSDFEALEIPSLEDKTFASQMGGSKGREVSTTMAFVRVLNGLVKDKTLGKKVVPIIPDEARTFGMEGMFRQLGIYTSEGQKYEPVDKGQIMFYREDQKGQILEEGITEAGAMSAWIAAATSYSNNNVTLLPFYIYYSMFGFQRIGDLAWAAGDLQARGFMVGGTAGRTTLNGEGLQHQDGHSLIQASTIPNCRSYDPTYAHEVAVILQDGLKRMFTDKENCFYYLTVMNENYEHPALENVPADDIVKGMYLLRETKGDKGRVQLLGSGTILREVEAAAELLENDWGIGADIWSVTSFNELRREALLLDREAFLNPDAEATKPHVTQCLEGRDGPVIASTDYMKLYADQVRAWVPGDYTVLGTDGFGRSDTREKLRYFFEVDRYFVTVAALRALAERGEIDRKQVGEALKKYGIDAHKPNPLTS
- the ampD gene encoding 1,6-anhydro-N-acetylmuramyl-L-alanine amidase AmpD; amino-acid sequence: MEDKQPLSGWWSGARQVVSPNCDARPDEEVSLLLIHAISLPPGEFGGGAIEALFTNQLTVGEHPFFAEIAHLRVSAHLLIRRDGECVQFVDTDHRAWHAGRSGWWDARQLNWRTALNDFSVGIELEGDDVTPYSKAQYNALTEAVVWLMARYPQLNADRITSHAHVAPLRKTDPGPAFDWVYFRQRLSSRLE
- a CDS encoding GNAT family N-acetyltransferase, with protein sequence MTNTEEQQAPTGTRVMYRAALARDAADQAEVFYHAVMQGAATHYTLDERRAWANALPREGSAWGVRQALYTTLVATCDGRCVGFLELDLVAGRVVTLYVWPSLAGRGIGTTLLVHAERLLLEQGLGRVEIEASSMLYERLMRRGWENHGEEWVERSGERLLRYKLSKRLNAVET
- the dapA gene encoding 4-hydroxy-tetrahydrodipicolinate synthase; protein product: MITGSIVALATPMKVNGDIDWEALRRLVNFHLENGTDAIVAAGTTGEPTTMSFAEHFDVIRSVVEEVNGRIPVIAGTGSNNTTEAVELTRYAKEVGADYCLTVAPYYNKPTQEGLFQHFKATAEASDLPVILYNVPSRTCSDIYNETVLRLAEVDNIIGLKDATGNLERAEDLITRLKGSGFMLYSGDDATACDFMLMGGHGDISVTANVAPRAMHELCTAAVAGDADKAHQINTRLMPLHTNLGIESNPIPVKWALNRMGYADAGIRLPLTWLSEKYHATVSEALQLAGVVEE
- the nadC gene encoding carboxylating nicotinate-nucleotide diphosphorylase translates to MHYQSALAEEIRASAARLLAEDVGPGDITAQLIPEHQWASANVITREDAVLCGAPWVDELFRRLDSRVSLTWHAADGDKLEAGECFLTLEGPARVLLTGERAALNVLQTLSATATATRAYVDLIEGTGVRLLDTRKTLPGMRLAQKYAVTCGGGHNHRIGLWDAFLIKENHIAACGGIQTAVAQARKLASDLPVEVEVETFEELDQALAAGADIVMLDNFAIEDLHVAVEINGGRATLEASGNVDATTLRAIADTGVDCISSGALTKDIASIDLSMRITRSYSV
- the aceF gene encoding dihydrolipoyllysine-residue acetyltransferase; this translates as MSSEIIKVPDIGGDTDVEIIEIAVSEGDVIEAEDTLITLESDKASMDVPAPKGGKVLKVLVKEGDSVSEGDDIVELEVEGGGDEQQEKKQESSSDSQPEEAPAKQEKTQEPSQEQKPAAKKSAGGKQTVDIKVPDLGGSDSVEIIEVAVSEGDEVEAEDTLITLESDKASMDVPSPHSGKIVSFTVKEGDTVSEGDVIGQMEIVSEGGDSEDASEESSSPEPSSSQASSEPEETAEDDQEEAASGEPERKEIRVPDLSGSSDVPIIEIGVAAGDEVNEEDPLITLESDKASMDVPSPYKGKLLELTVKEGDTVSEGDVIGYMEVAGAKKAAPKKAAPEKASQSSDSKDSAKPTESPAGTPSPEAQMAAHKPRDGKLVHAGPAVRMLARELGVDLGLVKPSGPKDRVLKEDVQSYVKQAIANQGKAQPGAAAAATGGAGIPPIPEVDFSQFGEVEEKPMGRLLKMGATNLHRSWLNVPHVTQFDEADITELEAFRKAMKAEAEAQGAKLTPLPFMVKACAFALRKFPQFNVSLKGDGETLVWKNYVHIGIAVDTPDGLMVPVVRNADQKSLIEIAKEMAELGKKAQTKKLKRDEMTGGCFTISSLGSIGGTAFTPIVNAPEVAILGVSKAQMKPVWDGSAFQPRLMMPLSLSYDHRAINGADAARFTAFLADVLTDIRRLLL